The stretch of DNA GCAGCTCCACAATCCCACCAGATGTTTACATGTTATTTTAACTTGTAAGTATCTCTCAGATGATCTGCTCGTTTGTCCCACCCATTGTCGCAGTTCCGTGCATCTACAGTAAAATTGCTATAGCTTATCCTGAAGTTTTGTTGGCTGTTTTTTTTAGTCTCTTAAGTTGTAAGAAAATGTTTCAACTACGTTTTGTGTTATGCAACCGCCGCTTTGTATCCATTATTGAATACGTACTTGTTGCTCAGGTGGAACAACTGCACAGGATTTTCAAGCTATGTGGCTCTCCATCTGAAGAATACTGGAAGAAGTCAAGGCTTCCTCATGCAACCATATTTAAACCCCAACAATCGTATAAAAGATGCATTAAGGAGACTTTTAAGGATTTCCCCCAATGTTCATTGCCTTTAATTGATACTTTACTTTCAATCGATCCAAGTGAACGTCAAACTGCTACAGCTGCACTCAAGAGTGAAGTGAGCTCTCTTTTCCTGCTGTCAATCTTTTGTCACATGGTTTCTGATAAATCAAGAAACTAACCTTTAGAATATAAATCAAACTGACTAACGGGCTATCCTTTTGTCTTTTTACAGTTCTTCTTAACCAATCCTTATGCATGTGATCCTTCTAGCCTTCCAAAGTATCCACCGAGTAAGGAAATAGATGCTAAGCGTCGTGACGAAGAATCTCGAAGGTTTACAGAACTTTTGTTTTTCTAGTTGAAGAAAGATTGTGCATTTATTACGTCAACATATATTACATTCTTACTGTTAGGCTGATGAGCAATTTTAAGATCTGTTATGTTTTAAGTATCTGACTTGAGTTATGTGGTCATAGGTTAAGAGCTACCGGTAAAGCTCATGCCGATGGTGGGAAGAAAGCTCGTGTTCGTGAACGAGGGATGCGGCCAATGGCTGCTCCTGAAGCCAATGCCGAGCTGCAAACCAGTATTGATGTATGGCATTTATTCAATACATCTCTCTCCCTCTCGTTAGATTTGCATATTTTCATCAGATCTAGTGCATCTCTTATTAACAAATTGTTTTTGCCCTTCGCCTTATATTTCAAAAGAGCAAAATCTTCGGCCACAGAGCTGTGGTTTGGTGATTATTTGTTGTGTGCTTCTGCAACTAATATATATGAATTGGTTTGTAACTATGTCACTGTCATGAAATCGTATCTGAAGGATATATAGAGAGAGAACTCGTAAATTGTGTATTGGTGACAATTTATTTGAACCCAATGAAACAGAGACGACGACTCATTACTCATGCAAATGCGAAGAGCAAAAGCGAAAAATTCCCTCCTCCCCACCAAGATGGAGGGCTTGGTTTTCCTTCAGGTTCATCTAATCATGTCGATCCAACCTTTGATCCTCCTGATGTTCCCTTCAGTTCCATGAACTTCTCCTACTCGAAAGATCCGATTCAGACATGGTCCGGTCCATTGGCTGATCCAGCAGGTGTTGGTGCTCCAAGAAGAAAGTTGAAGCCATCAAAGAAGGATTATCGAAAGGATAAGAATTATATCAGAAATAACGAGAAAGATACCATGTAATATAGAGTTATTTACATAATTATATCAACAGATGAACAAATGAAAGTGCAGGTACTGCAGTTTTGTGTGTTATATCTGAGCCGGAAACCGACACTTCTGAGGTAAATtttctctatttttttaaaatgttactGTTATTTCTTGTTGCAATTAATTTTTTGGATCCTGGTGAACTTTTTTAATGCATTGTTAAAGCTTTTAAATTTTGTCTTCTTTTTATGACGATCCTTGTGTCATATGCAATTTGCATGAAAATGATTCTATTTGAAAGCATCTTTCTTGGCTGGAGCATGTGTTCTACAGGGGTTTTGTTTTCATGTTTCTTTATGTCGGTAAGAACCTTGCACTCAATCTCCTACCCGACCGGACcagtaaaaaaatattgttttttaagCTTAAAGAATTACTTTTAACTCCAAATATATATCGGCTCGATCCGTaatacgtgagaccgtctcaccgCAGACCCACTCATAGAATAATTGGACCATTGTTTGCGACTACCGATGGAGCGAAACTGATTAGCGGTCGAGCATTAGGACGTGTACTCAGTTGGAAGAGTCAACACTGGGACGGTAGGATCCCTAGGTTGCAGACTCACTAGAAAACCAAATCCACTACTTTGCCATAAAGATTTAGCTGCAGTTCAGCTGAGAAAAAATCTTTCATGTTTTCTGCTACCCAGTCAAATTTGAGGCATTAACACCTTCACAGGATGTTTGCCTAGTGGAGCATCTTTAGGAGTTGGCCCAAAGCAAATTCAATATATAACATAGCACAACTCATTCCTTATATTATTTGCAAAGGATAGCAGGCCACGTTGTTTTGTTCACCAAACAAATACAAATCCATTCGCTCTGGAAtcaatgttattttatgagcATTTGGGGTTGATGATTGACATACGGTGGCATTTTGTGTGTTTGTCCATTCCTTGGTAAATAAATCACAATAGCCACAAGATGCAGCTTGTGGAGCACGAATGGGAGTCTATCCTGTTTACATGAAGGATTTACAACAGAAATGAAAGCTAAATTTATTCCTTGTTCTTAAGTTTGAATTTTTACTAGTATTTGACTTATTTACATCAAATTCATCCAAGAAAAATAAGATTTGCATGATCACATCTAGAATCAACCAGGCCAATGGATCTATATATCAagtaattttttaaaagataaCATTATCAGTGGAACCATTTCAAGATAAGTAGATTTGCAGTTAAAACAATGGATACTAAGTATATCCATATCAAGACAAGCAAAACCTTATCCACATCTTGCTGCTAACTTTCGGTAACAACGTTTCCAAGGTGGAAATGAATCATATTGTCAAAGAATCTGCTCAATGATTGGGGGAATCCGTGCAAATCAATCAGTCCTGGCTTCTGCCACGTTTCACTTAATCATACTCACAATTATTTAACTAAACTTCTGTTATCAACAAAAAAATCTTGTGATCCAAGTTCaaagtattttctttttcaCCAGGAAAATTTTTTTTAGCCAAATTTtcataacacacacacacacacacatatatatatattattattattatttttattattgtaaTTATAATCGATGAAAGAGATGGGAGATTTACATTCTTTcagttcattaatttttttaatctttatGGTTTTTCATTGAACTATTGACGTGATATAGAAAATGATGATGTGTCGTCGAAAGTAGTTGACgtcgaaaaatatattattaatgtGTCCGATGTGAAGTCAacattttgataaaaaaataaataaaattgaaaaaaatataaattattcaACTAAGATCATGAATTTTTCGATTTCAAAACCAAATAAGATAAACATGcaaattttatgataaaaaaaatatagttttcCCAATGTATCACACCTAAAAAAGggggaaaaaatttaaaagcttGATGATATACTTAAtggaaaaattaaatatttattgtatgtAAATATCTATAAATGCAGATAAAAAATTATCGTCTACGTGTTGATAGGTTTTATCCCACCACAAATTGACACGTGTCATAAAACTTTCTCCGCTGCACTTTttctataaaatattaatattaaatccACGTTTCCTCCTTATCCACTACGATGTTGCCTATATACCCCATAAATTTCACACAAATCAGTGAACCCTTTTTCTCCTCCTCCACTTGAATCAAAACCCATTAACCTGAAGAAATCCAATACTCTGTACAAGTCTTCATCCATTTTCTTGAACATAATAGCGAAAAAAGATTCAATCTTTTTGCTTGCTGAGCCAAATCTTTGTCTTATTAGCAATCTTGATTCCTAAATATGGAGGTTTCAGTGATGGGAAGTTTGCAGGTGAATCTCGGAAGAAATAATGATGTCGGGTTCTTTAGTTTTAGCAAGAATTTGAATGCTAGGGAGTGTAATTTGAAGAACAGTCATAATTACTCAAAGGGGTGTAATTTTGGTCGTAGCTTGGTTTGGCCTTCAAAATCTGTCTTTGGTTTCACTCTCAGAGCCTCTGCCACTTCTGAAAATGGGGTTTCGGTTGTTCCCGATAAAGcttcaaatatttcaagaacaGTTCCTGTAAGCTTCCTCTGATGCATCCGTATATTTTGTTCCATCATGCTAATATAACATTTTGGGAACTTATTGATGCTGTTGCTTATGTTTTTTTAGGCTaaatatttgttattattttcattATCCTTTTGAATGGTTCAACTTGTCTAGAAGGCGGTATAATATTTGTTTTTCTGAGAGAACAGCTTTGATTTCTTTGTAATTAGTATGTTTCTGATCACTGGGAGGCTAGGCTCATGGGTTCATCCcggattttgaatttttatcagcATGTTCCTTTAGACTTTAGGTAAGAACCGTGTCTGTTTTTGCTAATAATTTCCAtttctcaaaaaatattttgtgtatatatatatacttgtaaAATCGAAATCTTGAATATTCTCTGTTTGACAACATTTATACCCAAAATCAAAGCAGGTCTTCTTCAAATATTGGCATCCATACACTTTGTACATATGCGGTATGTGGGCACATCAATGTTAAATGACTTTAAATTATAGAATTTAGGATATTTTGTATctttttttgaagaaaataaCTATTCTAAATGTTGATGGCATGATAAGTCGACAACTAAAGATTATAGAAAAGAGGGATATTTCTAAAAATTGAGAACTATTctaaatgttgatgacatgaTAAATTGATAACTAAAGATTATAGAAAGGAgggatattttttaaaattgagaCGGATATACCGAAAGGGACGATGAACGCACTCTAGTTTATTATGGTATAGAAGTAAAGGTATAGAGAAGAGAGTTGTAAAGTGCGAGTATCAAGTCATTATAGCAGAGCCGCGACAAAAAATTAGTCAAAGCATCAAGGGATGTGACATCAAATATgtgcaaaagaaaattttgaaatggaCTCAAAATACAATAACATTGTTTGTAATCACATATTGATTCTATTTCAGGGTGATTCTTTTCCATTTGTTGTTTACTTGATAAAATAGCGATGCTTATATCCTGCATTAGCTTATTGTTCCGTGATCGTAGAAAGTCTGAATAAGCAATTTTTTTCTGGATCCTTGCAGGTTGATGGTCTGAAATTGTACGTCGGACTGCCACTTGATACTGTCTCTAACTGCAACACGATAAACCATACACGAGCAATCGCGACTGGGCTGAAAGCTTTGAAATTATTGGGCATTGATGGTGTGGAACTCCCAGTTTACTGGGGTGTAGCTGAGAAGGAAGCCATGGGAAAGTATCAATGGACAAGCTACCTCGCTGTTGTGGAAATGGTTCAAGAATTGGGTCTTAAACTTCACGTGTCTCTCTGTTTCCATTCATCAGAAGAACACAAAATCCAACTTCCAGCATGGGTTTCTCGAGTCGGTGAATCTGAACCGGGTATCTATTTCACAGATCGCTCAGGCCTGCAATACAAAAATTGTCTGTCGTTAGCTGTGGATGATCTTCCTGTTTTAGATGGAAAGACTCCAGTTGAAGTATATAAAGCGTTTTGCGATAATTTCAAATCCACATTCTCAGGTTTCTTGGGTTCTACAATCACGGTAAGATCATTTATATTGGTAGAGTAGCAGATAATGGACATTTTTTGTCTAGCTTGTAATATGAGATGCTGATTTTTGGTTTTTTATCGATGTGTTTGCGCTATAGGCTATATCAATTGGTCTTGGACCAGAAGGTGAGCTTCGATACCCATCTCACCACCATTCAGTCAATAGCAATGGAGCTGGAGAATTCCAGTGTTATGACAAATTTATGCTTAGCGATCTTAAGCACCATGCCGAAATGCATGGAAACCCTCTATGGGGACTCGGGGGTCCCCATGATTCTCCCAGCTACGATGACCATAATCCAATTTCTAGAGGTTTCTTCATGGAGAATGGTGGATCTTGGGAGAGCCTGTATGGTGATTTTTTTCTCTGTTGGTACTCGAACCTTTTGGTATCTCATGGAGATCGAATCTTGTCGCTCGCTGCATCAACCTTCAAAGACATGCCGATTACAATTTCTGGTAAAGTTCCTCTAACCCATTCCTGGTATAGATCCCGATCCCACCCTTCTGAGCTAGCAGCTGGATTCTACAACACCGATAACAGAGGTGGTTACAATGCCATTGCTGAAATCTTCTCAAGAAATTCATGCAAAATGATACTCCCTGGAATGGACCTATCAGACGACCACCAGTCAGCTGCATCTCTCTCGAGCCCAGAAATGTTACTCAAGCAAATAACATCTTCTTGCAGAGATCATGGAGTCAAAATATCTGGCCAAAACTCATCAGCTTTGGGTGATTCCTCAGGTTTTGAACAGATCAAGAAGGTTCTGTTAGACGAAAATGTAGCAACGGACTTGTTCACATATCAAAGAATGGGAGCTTATTTCTTTTCTCCTCAGCATTTTCC from Primulina eburnea isolate SZY01 chromosome 6, ASM2296580v1, whole genome shotgun sequence encodes:
- the LOC140833877 gene encoding inactive beta-amylase 9-like, producing MEVSVMGSLQVNLGRNNDVGFFSFSKNLNARECNLKNSHNYSKGCNFGRSLVWPSKSVFGFTLRASATSENGVSVVPDKASNISRTVPVDGLKLYVGLPLDTVSNCNTINHTRAIATGLKALKLLGIDGVELPVYWGVAEKEAMGKYQWTSYLAVVEMVQELGLKLHVSLCFHSSEEHKIQLPAWVSRVGESEPGIYFTDRSGLQYKNCLSLAVDDLPVLDGKTPVEVYKAFCDNFKSTFSGFLGSTITAISIGLGPEGELRYPSHHHSVNSNGAGEFQCYDKFMLSDLKHHAEMHGNPLWGLGGPHDSPSYDDHNPISRGFFMENGGSWESLYGDFFLCWYSNLLVSHGDRILSLAASTFKDMPITISGKVPLTHSWYRSRSHPSELAAGFYNTDNRGGYNAIAEIFSRNSCKMILPGMDLSDDHQSAASLSSPEMLLKQITSSCRDHGVKISGQNSSALGDSSGFEQIKKVLLDENVATDLFTYQRMGAYFFSPQHFPLFTQFTRCLKQPIQSLDDLPAEGDETVKSLHGMDLKMQVA